GGCCGGTCGGTCTTGTGCGGGGTGAAGGTCCAGCCGAGATGGCGGAGCGTCACGCCGAGCGTGTCGCGGCGGCCGATATAGGCGCGCTGATAGTCTTCACGCAGCACTTCGGCGCGGCCGGCGGTCAGCTTCTCGCCGGTCTCAGGATCGGTGAATTCGGTCCGGCCGGAATAGGGGAACACTTCTTCGGCCGGATCGGCAATCTCGACCACATGGCCGCGCAGGCCGCGCCTGGCCAGCGGGCCGAGGCGGTCCATGATCTTTTCGGCAGGATCGAGGAAGTCGCCGATCAGCACGAGGTCGCTGGCGCTGCGGATCATTCCGGTTTCGGGCAGGCCTTCGGCAAGCGGGCTGAGCATGATGGCAGTCGCCAGCCGTTCGGCGGCGTTGCGCGCGGAAACAGGCTCCATGATGCCTGGGCAGCCGATGCGCTCGCCCGAGCGCGCAAGGATTTCGGCGAGTGCCAGCATCAACACCAGCGCGCGGCTCTCCTTGGACACGGTGCCGAGCTTCGACTTGTACATCATCGACGGCGAGAGATCGGCCCACAGCCAGATGGTGTGGGCGGCTTCCCATTCGCGGTCGCGCACATAGGTATGGTCGTCACGGGCAGAACGCCGCCAGTCGATGCGCGACATGCTTTCGCCGTCGGAATAGGGCCGGAACTGCCAGAAATTCTCGCCGATGCCGCGCTTGCGCCGACCGTGCCAGCCGGAGATCACGGTGTTGGCGATCCGTCGCGCCTCGACCAGGCAATCGGGAACGAGCATGGCGCGCTGCTGCGCGCGTGAAAGCACTTCACTGGCGGGAGTACGCGAGACTATGTGCCCGACGGTGGCCATGCGTCAGCCTCTGGCCTGCTTCACCAGATCGGCGACGACGTCGCGCACGGTCATGCCTTCGGCGCGGGCGGCGAAGGTCAGCGCCATGCGGTGCTGCAATACGGGCTCGGCAAGCGCCAGGATATCGTCGATCGACGGTGCCAGGCGGCCGTCATAGAGCGCGCGGGCGCGGGCGCAGAGCATCAGCGCCTGACCGGCGCGCGGGCCTGGACCCCAGGCGACGTTCTTGTCGGTCGCGGCGTTGCCGTTGCCCGGACGGGCGGAGCGCACCAGCGACAGGATCGCGTCGACCACCTTCTCGCCGACCGGCATCTGGCGGATGAGGCTCTGGATCTGCAGCAGCCGGGCGGCATCGATGACCGGGTGGGCCGTCGCTTCGCCGACACCTGTCGTTTCGAGCAGGATCTGCCGCTCGGCGGCAAGGTCCGGATAGCCGACGTCGACCTGCATCAGGAAGCGGTCGAGCTGCGCCTCGGGCAGGGGATAGGTGCCTTCCTGCTCAAGCGGGTTCTGCGTTGCAAGCACATGGAAGGGTTGCGGCAGGTCCTTGCGGGCGCCGGCAACCGTGATGTGATACTCCTGCATGGCCTGCAGCAGCGCCGACTGGGTCCGTGGCGAGGCGCGGTTGATTTCGTCGGCCATCAGCAATTGCGTGAAGATCGGGCCGGGAATGAAGCGGAACGAGCGATGGCCGGCCGCATCCTGGTCCATCACTTCGGAGCCGAGGATATCCGAGGGCATCAGGTCGGGCGTGAACTGCACGCGGCTGGAATCGAGTCCGAGCACGGTGCCGAGCGTGGCGACGAGCTTCGTCTTGGCAAGGCCCGGAACGCCGACGAGCAGGGCATGGCCGCCGGAAAGGACCGCGAGCAGGGTCTGTTCGACGACGCTTTCCTGGCCGAAGATGACTTTGCCGACTTCCGCGCGCACCCGGGCGATTTCGCCCAGCGCACTCTCGGCCGCAGCGACAATCGCCTTCTCGTCGATCGCGTCAGCCGCGCCCTTCATCACACTCATGGTCATACTCCCCGGTCGCCCGTTGTTAAACCGAATCGCCCCTACAGCGCCGCGCGTCCTCATAGAGCGCGCCAGGCTCGCTGTAATATTGAGCCGCCGCAAGACGCCTGTCCTTAGATCGATCCCGATTTAAGGAATCATGCGGTAGCCGGGATTTCAGTCGCCAAAATCCAATTTAGACCCTGTCGGACGGCTGACAAGTCGGCGCCGACGCACTATCTCGTGAGATATCAAAGGTCTCGATGCAAAATCGAGGTCAAACGGGACGGAACAATGGCAGAAGCCGAAATTCAGCAAACCGGCGATGCGGCCGGACTGGCGGCCCTGATTGCGCGTGCTGCCGGACAGACCGGCGAAAAAGCGCGCGGCCTGCCACCGGTTGACCGCTGGAATCCGCCGTTTTGCGGCGACATCGACATGGAGATCCGCGCCGACGGCACCTGGTTCTATCTGGGCACGCCGATCGGCCGGCAGCCCTTGGTCAGGCTGTTTTCCACCGTTTTGCGCAAGGACGAGGACGGGTGCACCTATCTCGTCACGCCTGTGGAAAAGGTCGGCATCCGCATCGTCGATGCGCCTTTCGTTGCTGTGGAGATGAGCGTGACCGAGGGAGAAAAGGGCCAGGTCCTGACCTTCCGCACAAATGTCGGTGACGTGGTCGAAGCCGGGGCGGAGCATCCGCTGCGCTTCGTCATCCATGGCGAGAACCGCGAGCTGAAGCCTTACCTCCATGTGCGCGGGCGGCTGGAGGCCCTGGTGTCGCGGCCGGTCATGTACGACATCGTCGAGCTCGGTGAAACTGTCGCGATCGGCGGCACCGAGATGTTCTGCGTGCGCTCGGGCGGCGCGGTCTTCCCGATCATGCCGGCGGCCGAGCTGGAAGCGCTCTCCCGATGAATGCGCATCCCTTCTCAGCCGACGAGTTTCGTCGTCGGGCGCTGACCCAGATGGGCGGGCCGATCGAGACCTCCTGGCGCGAGCACGGCGACTTCCTGCTCAATCCGGGCATGGTGCCCTATCTGGAGACGCTGAAGCTCAAGGACGCCGCAGTCCTGGTGCCGGTTGTCGACGACGGCGACGATGCTACGGTTATCCTCACCCAACGCACCACCAGCCTGCGCAAGCATTCCGGCCAGGTCGCCTTTCCGGGCGGCGCCGTGGACCCCGAAGACCGGTCGATCGAAGTCGCAGCGCTGCGCGAGGCGCAGGAAGAGATCGGCCTTGATCCGCGCTTCGTCGAAACCATCGGCCGGCTGCCGCACTACATGGCCATGTCCGGTTTCCGCATCACCCCGGTGCTGGCGGTGGTCAAGCCCGGCTTCGAACTCGTGCCCAACCCGGAAGAGGTCGAAAGCGTTTTCGAGGTGCCGCTGTCGTTCCTGATGGACCCCGGCAACCACGACCGCGGCAGCGGCCACTGGCAGGGCGAGGAACGGCATTTCTACCGGATGCCCTATGGCGGCCGCAACATCTGGGGTATCACCGCCGGAATTCTGCGCATGCTCTATGAAAGGCTTTATGCATGACCTCGGTTGCTGGCGAAGGCTGGTTCTCGACGCCCTCCCTGCGTCGCGTTTTCGATGTGCTCAATGTCGATGGCGGCGAAGTCCGGGTCGTCGGCGGCGCGGTGCGCAACAGCCTGATGGGCTTGCCGGCAGGCGATATCGACATGGCAACCACCTGGCACCCCGACGAAGTTGCCGAGCGGGCGAAGGCGGCCGGCATCAAGGTGGTGCCGACCGGCATCGACCATGGTACGGTGACGCTCGTCATCGACGGCATGCCCTATGAGGTGACGACGCTGCGCCGTGACGTTGCGACCGACGGCCGTCGCGCCGAAGTCGCCTTCGGCACCGACTGGAAGGCGGATGCCGAGCGGCGGGACTTCACCATCAATGCGCTCTACGCCAACGACCGCGGCGAGGTCTTCGACGACGTCGGCGGTCTCGCCGATATCGAAACGCGCACGCTGCGCTTTATCGGCGATGCCAGCGAACGGGTCGCCGAAGACTATCTGCGCATCCTGCGCTTCTTCCGCTTCTTCGCCCATTACGGCCGCGGCCGGCCGGATGCCGATGGCTTGCGCGCCTGTGCCCGCGCGCGCGCGAAGCTTGCAACGCTTTCGGCCGAGCGGGTCTGGGCGGAAACGAAGAAGCTACTTTCGGCCGATGATCCCGGCCGCGCGCTGCTCTGGATGCGCCAGGCCGGCGTGCTCACCGAAATCCTGCCGGAAACCGAGAAATGGGGCATCGACGCGATCCCCGAACTCGTTGCCGCCGAGCGGGCCTTCGGTTGGAAGCCGGATCCGCTTCTGCGCCTTTCCGCGATCGTGCCGCCGGACGAGGAACGCCTCAAGGCGCTGGCGGAGCGTTTGCGTGTGTCGAAGGCGGAAGCCGCTTTTTTCAGCCGCTGGGCGAAGGCGCCTGCGGTCCCGGCGACGACCGTCGACACGGCCTTCGATCGGCTGCTCTATCGTCATGGGGTGGAAGGCATTGTCGTGCGGCTGCGGCTGGCGCTCTCAACAGCGCGGCGCAAGTCGGAAGGCGACCCGGCGTTCTTGTCCGAGACTGCTTCGCTGCGCCGTCTTCTGGCGCGGGCCGAGGCCTTCAAGCGGCCAAGCTTTCCGTTGAACGGCGGTGATGTGCTGAAGGCCGGTGTGCCGGCCGGCCCACGGGTGGGCGAGATCCTCGGCGAGCTCGAAACTCTCTGGATCGAGCGTAACTTCAATCTCGACCGGGCAAACCTCGTCGCCCGGCTCGAAGCCATGGTGCAGCCGTCCTGATCAGGCCGCCTTGGCCGGACGGCTTAAGCCGCCTTGGCCGGACGGCTAGGCCGCCTTGGACTCGTCGGTGATCCGGGCCTTGATGTTGTCGATCATGTTTTCGCGGATCACGGTTTCGCCGTGCGTTTCGCGCATGTGATCGACGACGCGGCGCACGATTTCGGCATCGTTGTCGGCGCGGGTGTGCCATTCGCAACCCGGGACGAGGGAACCGCATTCAAACAGGCGCATGGTTGCTTCCTTCCCTGTGTAAGTTTGATGCGAGAGCGCGGCGCGCCGGTCGGGCGACCGCACGGTCAGAGTAGCATCAACCCCCGGCACGGCCAATTGTTCCCGCCGAACGCGCGACAAGAAACCGTTATAGACAAGCAGGCCGTTGGTGTTATGGGTTTGCGGTAACAAGAGACGCAAAGGCCCTTTTGCCCATGACCTCCACCGTTCAATCGGAACTGATTGCCGCCATCCGGAACATTCCTGACTATCCGAAGCCGGGCGTGATGTTTCGCGATATCACCACCTTGCTCGGCAATCCGCGCGCCTTCCGTCGCGCGATCGACGAACTGGTGCATCCCTATGCCGGCACCAAGATCGACAAGATCGCCGGTATCGAGGCGCGTGGTTTCATCCTCGGTGGAGCGATCGCGCATCAGCTTTCCTCTGGCTTCGTGCCGATCCGCAAGAAGGGCAAGCTGCCGCACGACACCGTGCGCATCGCCTACAGCCTGGAATACGGCGTCGACGAGATGGAAATGCACAAGGATGCGATCCGGCCGGGCGAAAAGGTGATCCTGGTCGACGACCTGATCGCGACCGGCGGCACGGCGGAAGCGGCCACCAAGCTTCTGAAGCAGATGGGCGCCGAGATCGTCGCCGCCTGTTTCGTCATCGACCTGCCTGAACTCGGCGGGCGCAAGAAGCTTGAAGCGCTCGGCGTCAATGTCCGCACGCTTATCGAGTTCGAGGGCCACTGATCGGTCCGCGGGATGGGTGCGGAGAACCGCGCCCTTCCTTTGGCCTACATGCGGTTGATCGTTCGCAGCATCAATTGCACTTCGCGCTGGGCTGCCGGCGACAACGTCTCCACTTCGGTGAGCCAGAATTTTTCGGCTTCCGGCGGCTCGTCTTCCCAGCTTCGGACCGATGTCTCGTTATCATCGATGACGACGCGTCGGTGACCGCCAAGACGCAGATATTCGTCCGCCAGTTCGCGGGCGTGGGTTCTTTCCATAGCTGCTCCTCCGCTAGCAATGGTCGCTTGCGCTGAAGCCGCTTCGGCGCGGCTGAGGGCGCGCAACCTGTAGCTCGGGAGTTTACACCCGGCGGAAGGCGCTTTTAAGAAATGATGGTGCCTGGCCGGTTTGGTCCGGTCAGACGAACTCGATGACCTTGCTCTCGAAACGGATCACCGCCTCGCCGTGCTGGTTTTCGCCTTCGCACAGGATCGTATTGATCCGCCAGCCGGGTTTGGAGGCAAGCGAACGGCTTTCGAGGAAGGTGACGAAGTAGGTGACCGTATCGTCGGCATAGACCGGCTTCAGCCATTTCAGGTCACGAAATCCGGGCGAGGGGCCGAGGTTCGGCGCCTTCAGGCCTTCGGCCGCAAGCCGCCGCTGCTCGTTTCGCCAGAACTTGACGAAGCATTGCATCCACCCCGCGCAGGTATGCCAGCCCGAGGCGCAAAGGCCGCCGAACAGCGAATGCCGCGCCTTTTCCGCGTCGAGATGGAAGGGTTGGGGGTCGAAGTCGGTGGCAAAACGGATGATGTCGTCGGCCGTAAACGTCAGACTGCCGATCACGGTCCGGCTCTTGGCCGCGTAGAATTCTTCCATCGTCATCATCAGGCTTTGCCCTTGTCGCGGCAGCGAAAGAGAACCGAGCATTCGGAAACCGCCACGGGCTCGCCGGCCTGGTTGTTGATTTCGTTGCGGAACTTGACGATGCCGAGATCCGGTTTAGACTTCGAACGGCGCGCTTCGATCACCAAGCTGAAGCCAGAGAGCACGTCGCCGGCAATGACCGGCTTCCTCCAGTCCATGAAATCGATGCCGGGCGAGCCCTGGGACGTGGAATTGCTCATGAAGGCGTCGAGCATCATGCGCATGCCGATGGCGCTGGTGTGCCAGCCGGAGGCGGCGAGACCGCCCAGGATGCTGCGTTTTCCCGCCTCTTCATCAAGGTGCATCGGCTGCTGGTCGAATTCGCTGGCAAACGCGATCATCTCCGGCGGCTTCATCTCGACCGGCTTGTAGTCGAACCGCCGGCCTTCGGAAAAATCCTCGAAGTAGAGCATGCTTGCCTTGTCCCGTCTGATTTGTTGCCGCATTACCTACTGCATAATTTCCGCAAGCGGAATCGATTTGCGCGGACATAGGCAACATCGCGGGTCCTCCTGCGACGTTTCCCGGTTGCTCTTGACTCTTGTCCATGCAACCAGCTGACAATCCGTCCCATCCGCTCGTGTCTTGACTGAGGAAAGCGCGTGACCGAACTGAACAGAGCGCTCGCGGGCGCAGCCGAAAAAGGCATCATCTCCGCGCATCAGGTGCGCGATCTCGAAGTGTATCTCGCCGATCGCGGCTTCCGTTTCGGTCCGGCGGCATCGGATGCCGCGGCCGATAGGGCCGACGCCGCGCTCGATGCTCGGGCGGCGGAAGAGAGCGAACAACCCCGCTTCATCAGAGGCTTCCACGATATCCTGATCACGATCGGCGTCGTGGTGGTCCTGATCGGCTTGTGGGGTCTGACCGGCCCGCTCGCAACGCTGCCCGTCATTCTCGTGCTTGCGGAAATTCTCGTGAGGCGCCAGCGTCTGGCGCTGCCCTCGGTGGTGCTGACGCTCGCGCTCGTCCACTGGGTCGCAATGACCTCGATGTGGTTCGTGGACGATCACGGGGATGCCTGGCACCCCCTGACCTTCGGCCTGGCCTATGTTGCTGCCTTCCCGATCCCGCTGGCGCTGTTCTACTGGCGCTACCGCGTTCCCCTGGCGCTGGCCGGCCTTGTGCTGTCGATCGCGATGCTCTGCGTGGTGGCGGTGCTCATCGCCTTCCAGAAGGTCTTCGGTATCGACGTTGCCAACCCCGACCACGTCCTGCTCTTTCCGCTGACCCTGTTCGTGGGGGCGATGGCCGTGTTCGCGATCGCCATGCGCTACGACGTTTCGGACCCTCAGCGGCTCACCACCCGTTCGGACATCGCCTTCTGGCTGCACCTGGCAGCCGCGCCGGCTCTGCTCTATTCGCTGATGGGCCTGGTGTTTCTGGCGAATGGCGGCGCAACATGGTGGGACGGACAGGCAAGCTTCAATCAGGCCGCTTCCGCAATCGTGATCGTCGCCGTGTTCATGCTGGTCGGGCTCGTCATCGACCGGCGCGCTTTCGTCACATCGGGACTGTTGTCGCTTGGCGGTGCGATCTGGACTGTGTTGAGCAAGACCAATGCGTCGCTCGACAGCTACGTCTTCATCGCCCTTGCGGTCGTCGGGGTGACCGTCTTGTTCATCGGCATTTTCTGGCAGCGGCTGCGCCGCATGGTCATCGACCTCTTGCCGGAAACGATAACGGCGCGGTTGCATGCCGCGCCGTAGTATCAAGTTCTGATGCGCTCCGATCCCGCGCCTTTGAGTGCGGGATCGGAGCGGCAGGTCTTACGTGTTGAAGCGGAAGTGGATGACGTCGCCGTCCTGGACGACGTATTCCTTGCCTTCGTCACGGGCCTTGCCGGCTTCCTTGGCGCCCACTTCGCCACCGAGCGCGATGTAGTCTTCATAGGCGATCGTGTTGGCGCGAATGAAGCCACGCTCGAAGTCGGTGTGGATGACGCCGGCGGCCTGCGGCGCCTTGGTGCCGCGCTGGATCGTCCAGGCGCGGGTTTCCTTCGGGCCGACAGTGAAATAGGTGATGAGGTCGAGCAGCTTGTAGCCGGCGCGGATCAGGCGGTCGAGACCGGCTTCTTCGAGACCGAGTGCGCTCAGGAACTCCTTGGATTCTTCTTCCGGCAGCTGGGCCACTTCGGATTCGATCGCCGCCGAGATGACAACGCTCTCGGCGCCTTGCGCCTTTGCCATTTCGGCAACCGCACGGGTGTGTTCGTTGCCGTCGACCGCATCGCTTTCCGCGACGTTGCAGACATAGAGAACCGGGTGTGCGGTCAAAAGGTTCAGGCCCTGCAGGATGCGCAGTTCTTCGGCGTCGAGCTTGGCGAGCATCGTGCGAACCGGCTTGCCATCCTGCAGAAGCTTCAGCGAGGCTTCCATGATCGGCAGCTGGGCGACGGAGTCCTTGTCCTTGCCGCCGGCGCGCTTGCGGGTCTGCTCGGTGCGGCGCTCGAGGCTGTCGAGGTCGGCGAGCATCAGCTCGGTCTCGATCGTCTCGGCATCGGCCACCGGGTTGATGCGGCCTTCGACGTGCGTGATGTCGTCATCCTCGAAGCAGCGCAGCACGTGAACGACGGCGTCCACTTCGCGGATGTTGGCGAGGAACTGGTTGCCGAGGCCTTCACCCTTCGACGCGCCGCGCACCAGGCCGGCGATGTCGACGAAGGAGATGCGCGTCGGGATGATTTCCTTCGACTTGGCGATGTCGGCAAGCTTGCGCATGCGCGGGTCCGGCACCGCCACTTCGCCGGTGTTCGGCTCGATGGTGCAGAAGGGATAGTTGGCCGCTTGCGCCGCTGCCGTCTTGGTGAGTGCGTTGAAGAGCGTGGACTTGCCGACGTTCGGCAGTCCGACAATACCGCATTTGAAGCCCATGGGGTCTCGTCCGTATCTTAAAATTCCGTTGGCGTGGCTATGCGGGAAGGGCGCTCCCCGGTCAAGGGCGCAGGCCCTGTTCACGGTAAATAAGGGGCCACGCCCGTTGAACGGGTGCTCTTCGGCCCGCATATGCACTCAGATTTCCGTCGATCTGCTCGGCGGCCAGGACATTTTTGAGGATTTCCGCATTGATCGACCAGAAGTTCATGTTTCCGCGCGTGCCGGTTGCCGTCGTCGATATCGGCGATACGCTTGAGGCGCTGTTGATCCGCGCGACGCTCGAAAGCATGGGCGCCGTTGTCACCCTGCATCTG
The nucleotide sequence above comes from Ensifer sp. PDNC004. Encoded proteins:
- a CDS encoding DUF58 domain-containing protein → MATVGHIVSRTPASEVLSRAQQRAMLVPDCLVEARRIANTVISGWHGRRKRGIGENFWQFRPYSDGESMSRIDWRRSARDDHTYVRDREWEAAHTIWLWADLSPSMMYKSKLGTVSKESRALVLMLALAEILARSGERIGCPGIMEPVSARNAAERLATAIMLSPLAEGLPETGMIRSASDLVLIGDFLDPAEKIMDRLGPLARRGLRGHVVEIADPAEEVFPYSGRTEFTDPETGEKLTAGRAEVLREDYQRAYIGRRDTLGVTLRHLGWTFTPHKTDRPASEALVAVHTYLSGMPGRATHGGQL
- a CDS encoding MoxR family ATPase, coding for MSVMKGAADAIDEKAIVAAAESALGEIARVRAEVGKVIFGQESVVEQTLLAVLSGGHALLVGVPGLAKTKLVATLGTVLGLDSSRVQFTPDLMPSDILGSEVMDQDAAGHRSFRFIPGPIFTQLLMADEINRASPRTQSALLQAMQEYHITVAGARKDLPQPFHVLATQNPLEQEGTYPLPEAQLDRFLMQVDVGYPDLAAERQILLETTGVGEATAHPVIDAARLLQIQSLIRQMPVGEKVVDAILSLVRSARPGNGNAATDKNVAWGPGPRAGQALMLCARARALYDGRLAPSIDDILALAEPVLQHRMALTFAARAEGMTVRDVVADLVKQARG
- a CDS encoding DUF1285 domain-containing protein encodes the protein MAEAEIQQTGDAAGLAALIARAAGQTGEKARGLPPVDRWNPPFCGDIDMEIRADGTWFYLGTPIGRQPLVRLFSTVLRKDEDGCTYLVTPVEKVGIRIVDAPFVAVEMSVTEGEKGQVLTFRTNVGDVVEAGAEHPLRFVIHGENRELKPYLHVRGRLEALVSRPVMYDIVELGETVAIGGTEMFCVRSGGAVFPIMPAAELEALSR
- a CDS encoding CoA pyrophosphatase; amino-acid sequence: MNAHPFSADEFRRRALTQMGGPIETSWREHGDFLLNPGMVPYLETLKLKDAAVLVPVVDDGDDATVILTQRTTSLRKHSGQVAFPGGAVDPEDRSIEVAALREAQEEIGLDPRFVETIGRLPHYMAMSGFRITPVLAVVKPGFELVPNPEEVESVFEVPLSFLMDPGNHDRGSGHWQGEERHFYRMPYGGRNIWGITAGILRMLYERLYA
- a CDS encoding CCA tRNA nucleotidyltransferase; protein product: MTSVAGEGWFSTPSLRRVFDVLNVDGGEVRVVGGAVRNSLMGLPAGDIDMATTWHPDEVAERAKAAGIKVVPTGIDHGTVTLVIDGMPYEVTTLRRDVATDGRRAEVAFGTDWKADAERRDFTINALYANDRGEVFDDVGGLADIETRTLRFIGDASERVAEDYLRILRFFRFFAHYGRGRPDADGLRACARARAKLATLSAERVWAETKKLLSADDPGRALLWMRQAGVLTEILPETEKWGIDAIPELVAAERAFGWKPDPLLRLSAIVPPDEERLKALAERLRVSKAEAAFFSRWAKAPAVPATTVDTAFDRLLYRHGVEGIVVRLRLALSTARRKSEGDPAFLSETASLRRLLARAEAFKRPSFPLNGGDVLKAGVPAGPRVGEILGELETLWIERNFNLDRANLVARLEAMVQPS
- a CDS encoding DUF1059 domain-containing protein, producing the protein MRLFECGSLVPGCEWHTRADNDAEIVRRVVDHMRETHGETVIRENMIDNIKARITDESKAA
- a CDS encoding adenine phosphoribosyltransferase → MTSTVQSELIAAIRNIPDYPKPGVMFRDITTLLGNPRAFRRAIDELVHPYAGTKIDKIAGIEARGFILGGAIAHQLSSGFVPIRKKGKLPHDTVRIAYSLEYGVDEMEMHKDAIRPGEKVILVDDLIATGGTAEAATKLLKQMGAEIVAACFVIDLPELGGRKKLEALGVNVRTLIEFEGH
- a CDS encoding MaoC family dehydratase, which produces MMTMEEFYAAKSRTVIGSLTFTADDIIRFATDFDPQPFHLDAEKARHSLFGGLCASGWHTCAGWMQCFVKFWRNEQRRLAAEGLKAPNLGPSPGFRDLKWLKPVYADDTVTYFVTFLESRSLASKPGWRINTILCEGENQHGEAVIRFESKVIEFV
- a CDS encoding MaoC family dehydratase codes for the protein MLYFEDFSEGRRFDYKPVEMKPPEMIAFASEFDQQPMHLDEEAGKRSILGGLAASGWHTSAIGMRMMLDAFMSNSTSQGSPGIDFMDWRKPVIAGDVLSGFSLVIEARRSKSKPDLGIVKFRNEINNQAGEPVAVSECSVLFRCRDKGKA
- the ychF gene encoding redox-regulated ATPase YchF, with the protein product MGFKCGIVGLPNVGKSTLFNALTKTAAAQAANYPFCTIEPNTGEVAVPDPRMRKLADIAKSKEIIPTRISFVDIAGLVRGASKGEGLGNQFLANIREVDAVVHVLRCFEDDDITHVEGRINPVADAETIETELMLADLDSLERRTEQTRKRAGGKDKDSVAQLPIMEASLKLLQDGKPVRTMLAKLDAEELRILQGLNLLTAHPVLYVCNVAESDAVDGNEHTRAVAEMAKAQGAESVVISAAIESEVAQLPEEESKEFLSALGLEEAGLDRLIRAGYKLLDLITYFTVGPKETRAWTIQRGTKAPQAAGVIHTDFERGFIRANTIAYEDYIALGGEVGAKEAGKARDEGKEYVVQDGDVIHFRFNT